The Halomonas sp. KG2 genome contains a region encoding:
- a CDS encoding trp operon repressor, giving the protein MSFDDDHQADLVRYLLAIDSPEAMDEALASLLTPAEYQEICKRLQIFKLLREGVPHRKIAEILGVGIATVSRGSRALTTLPSSTLPSSLPSPTSRTD; this is encoded by the coding sequence ATGTCATTTGATGATGACCATCAGGCTGATTTAGTACGCTATTTACTTGCCATTGATTCGCCAGAAGCAATGGACGAGGCACTAGCCAGCTTGTTAACGCCCGCAGAGTACCAAGAAATCTGCAAACGCCTACAGATTTTTAAGCTTTTGCGTGAAGGAGTCCCCCATCGCAAAATCGCTGAAATCCTGGGCGTCGGTATTGCCACGGTATCCCGCGGTTCGCGCGCTTTAACCACGTTACCCTCTTCAACGTTACCTTCATCACTACCGTCACCCACTTCACGGACCGATTAA
- a CDS encoding anthranilate synthase component I family protein has translation MTMTTPASSGPQPFTLSRKPHYVTLAADCDFFALFQKIERQFDTCYMLESLGEDSHMARHSIIGFDPEYTLYANGGTLTIEDRDGNANHYPSDNPYELLRSLIPQNIISRKYAGGLSGYLGYDAMQYFEPSLSLKASDDFDTFRFGLYKDGLILDKMTGEVTYFYYDNSRYAFLQTLIDADDISSGELHITALGDTMSREEHAEAVAKVKQDIIDGKVFQCEVGFKKRFSIKGDTLALYDQLRTINPSPQMYYVKFGEQKLIGASPELLFRLRQGEMETFPLAGTTTRGKTPQEDTQLARALLNDPKEIAEHNMIVDLHRNDIGRVAQFGTVKVRSLMDIKRFSHVQHISSEIVGIIAEGEDMFTSLASNFPAGTLTGAPKIEAMKIIDDLEIDGRGPYGGAVGQFSFNGDCTFAIPIRTVFVNGESAYVQTCGGNVFDSNAEDEYEEIRRKFAGTRKALAPFMSADMDMESQA, from the coding sequence ATGACGATGACTACGCCTGCTTCATCAGGCCCACAGCCTTTTACGCTGTCGCGCAAGCCTCACTACGTCACCCTGGCGGCGGACTGTGATTTTTTTGCTCTGTTTCAAAAAATTGAACGCCAATTTGATACCTGCTACATGCTGGAATCCCTGGGCGAAGATAGCCATATGGCGCGCCACTCGATTATTGGCTTTGACCCTGAGTACACGCTTTACGCCAATGGCGGCACGTTAACTATTGAAGATCGTGACGGTAATGCAAACCACTATCCAAGCGATAACCCTTATGAGCTGCTGCGCAGCCTGATTCCGCAGAATATTATTTCTCGTAAGTATGCGGGTGGACTAAGTGGTTATCTTGGTTATGACGCCATGCAATACTTTGAGCCTTCGTTATCGTTGAAAGCTAGCGACGATTTCGACACGTTTCGATTTGGCCTTTATAAAGACGGTTTGATCCTCGACAAAATGACCGGGGAAGTCACCTATTTTTATTACGACAACAGCCGGTACGCGTTCCTGCAAACCTTGATCGACGCTGATGATATCTCCTCAGGCGAGCTGCATATTACTGCGCTGGGCGACACCATGAGCCGCGAAGAGCACGCCGAAGCAGTGGCCAAGGTGAAACAGGACATCATCGACGGTAAGGTTTTCCAGTGCGAAGTCGGCTTTAAAAAGCGCTTTAGCATTAAAGGCGATACGTTAGCGCTCTACGATCAGCTGCGCACCATTAACCCATCGCCACAGATGTATTACGTGAAATTTGGCGAGCAGAAGCTGATTGGCGCAAGCCCCGAGCTTCTATTCAGGCTTCGCCAAGGCGAGATGGAGACCTTCCCACTGGCAGGCACCACTACACGTGGCAAAACCCCGCAAGAAGATACGCAGCTAGCTCGCGCGCTACTCAACGACCCCAAAGAGATTGCCGAGCACAATATGATTGTGGACCTGCACCGCAACGATATTGGCCGAGTGGCGCAATTTGGCACGGTGAAAGTACGTAGCCTGATGGACATCAAACGCTTTAGCCACGTGCAACATATCTCTAGTGAAATTGTTGGCATTATTGCCGAAGGCGAAGATATGTTTACATCGCTTGCCAGCAACTTCCCTGCGGGTACGCTGACGGGTGCGCCAAAAATTGAAGCAATGAAAATTATCGATGACTTGGAAATTGACGGTCGCGGCCCTTACGGCGGTGCGGTTGGCCAATTCTCATTTAACGGCGACTGCACCTTCGCGATTCCCATTCGTACCGTCTTTGTAAACGGTGAAAGCGCTTACGTACAAACTTGTGGCGGCAACGTGTTTGATAGCAACGCCGAAGATGAATACGAGGAAATACGCCGCAAATTTGCAGGCACCCGCAAAGCCCTTGCTCCCTTTATGAGCGCGGATATGGACATGGAGAGCCAAGCATGA
- a CDS encoding aminodeoxychorismate/anthranilate synthase component II: MKVLIIDNYDSFTYNLYQFIGEILTTEKNRGELPHFEIIVKRNNQIDFKAIEAMAPDRIIISPGPGSPDDPRYFGVCADVIEKLGKTTPLLGVCLGMQGIVHVFGGKVVKAPLPMHGKISPINHNNHSVFNGVPDQLEVMRYHSLIADAFTLPDCLEVTATVGALGADKFEQRSHWQAVGEFELMGVKHRDYPIHGIQFHPESFATEGGKELIANFLFA; this comes from the coding sequence ATGAAGGTGCTAATTATCGATAACTACGACTCCTTCACCTATAACTTGTATCAGTTTATTGGTGAGATTTTAACCACCGAGAAGAACCGCGGCGAACTGCCTCATTTCGAGATTATTGTTAAGCGCAACAATCAAATCGACTTCAAAGCGATAGAAGCCATGGCGCCTGATCGGATTATTATCTCGCCGGGCCCAGGCTCGCCGGATGATCCGCGTTACTTTGGCGTCTGCGCCGACGTCATCGAGAAGCTCGGCAAAACCACACCACTGTTGGGCGTGTGCCTGGGCATGCAGGGCATTGTTCACGTTTTTGGCGGCAAGGTGGTAAAAGCGCCTCTGCCGATGCACGGCAAAATCAGTCCGATCAATCACAACAATCACTCGGTATTTAATGGCGTACCCGACCAGCTTGAGGTGATGCGCTATCACTCATTGATTGCCGACGCGTTCACCCTGCCCGACTGCCTGGAAGTGACCGCAACAGTGGGCGCGCTAGGTGCTGACAAGTTTGAACAACGCAGCCACTGGCAAGCAGTGGGTGAGTTTGAATTAATGGGCGTAAAGCACCGTGACTACCCCATTCACGGCATTCAGTTCCACCCCGAATCGTTTGCCACAGAAGGTGGCAAAGAACTCATTGCTAACTTCTTATTTGCCTGA